Within the Hermetia illucens chromosome 6, iHerIll2.2.curated.20191125, whole genome shotgun sequence genome, the region cgatgatgaatgtaaactagcaacggaacgaaagaatgtttcgtcgaacggagaagcgacttcacagacggaaagagATGTTTGGGAGAACCAgaaggtctatgaactcgaaattTATAGAGAGCAACCGTACCTGGtgaagaagttttaccaacaagtcagcaggatgaagccttatacacctcgatgctcatcgtgcCGAGACAGAATGGGAACATTGGAGCGatcggttgagtattttgatgatctGCACACCAACCAGAATATTGAcgaattggaggtcctgccaactgaagacgacgggcaaatactcccaccatcaagcatagaaaaaacatcggcttaaaaatcataagtcgccaggagccgatagaattacagccgaagtaTTGCTAGGTTGAACAGCTCCATATGCCCGGAACATCCACGGCCCTTACTAAAGAGGTCTtatttcaggcaaatcagtaagatATCAGATCTCTCTCTGCAGCAAAcgctgaaaaactgttggaatatggccatcagttgcaccattttttcatgggCTTCAAGGTCGCCTAAGAtaacataaccaagaaaacaagaaaaaaagcgGACTttcagccgcgttcgagagaagaatactccgaacaatttttggttgATATACTGTAACAAGTTAGTGACATCCTAGTTTCTCTGTATAATAAGACTTTTAGTTGGTCTCTCACGTACCTCTTGAAAATTttgcatgaaaaaaaaattatgatgagGGGCTGTTTTGGCTGCCAGGTAACACCACGTTTTTGGCTAGAGGTGACgagagtcgccaggagccgatggaattacagccgaattggttaaatatggaggcaaacaattgcaccaagtggttcatcaacttgtgctcaaggtatgggacagggaatcaatgcctgacgattggcaacgaggcattatctgtctcatacataaaaaaggagatatcacacagtgcagcaattatagaggtatcacgttgctgagtaccatctataagatattctccgctatcgtgctaggccggatagctccatacgcccagaacatcattcgcccataccaaagaggcttcactccaggctaatcagcaacagatcagattttctctctgcggcaagcgatgaaaaaacttttggaatatggacaacagttgcaccatctattcatcgactttaaagccgcctatgatagcatagccagggtaaaactgtacacggccatgagagtattcggtatcccaacgaaattaataagactgactaggctgaccctgaccaatgtgcgaggccaaataaaagcagcaggattactctcaagatcattcgacatcaacaacggtctacgccaaggggatgccctatcatgcgtcctctttaacctggccctcgagaaagtgatccgtgatgctgaggtcaatgcaagaggtacgatcctctttaagtccacccaactactggcctatgctgacgatgtcgacatcatgggaagaaccacccgagacgtacaaactgccttcatccagatcgagcaggcggtgttgggcgcgagatcttgggctgcacatcaatgaaggctagacaaaatatatggtggcaacgtcagcaccgaagacgaatcaaccaacaacatcaaacctcactggtcaaacaggaagaataaggatagaaggatacaactttgagaccgttgacaatttctcctatctagggtcgaaaatcacaaccgataacagctacgataatgaaatccgcgcacggttgttgtcagccaacagagcctatttcagcttacaaaaactgttccgctcgaaacgtctcaccataggatcaaagctcttactgtacaagactatgatcttgccagtcctcatgtattcctcggaaacttgggttcttagcaagaaaaattgcgagctcttggtcgcgttcgagagaagaatcctccgaagaatttttgcccccctacaggaggatggacgattccgtagcctacacaatgacgaaatctatgagcgataccatgaccgtccggttgtggataaaatccggctcaataggttacggtgggcgggtcacttaatccgtatggatgaggatgatcccacccggaaagtctataagggcaatatctatggtagaaaaagaagacgaggcagaccctgcctaagatggagcgatggcataggtcaggacgccagagagcttttagggatatcgaattggtggacctcggcgcaaaaccgggatgtctggagttccttattaaggcaggcctagaccggataccggttgttgcgccgttaatgataatgatgatgatgagtttacTGTCTAGTGgtggaaagcatcgaaagccacagtgtgggactttaacccactaaaaACACGTCTCCTTACTCGCTATGCCCTTCGGAACTATCTAGAGACATTACATTACATGAAAACTCCCGGCGAATGTCCACATTAACGAGTGGAATGAATTCGATATTAACAAAGCATTTTAGTAGAAATCAACGGATTTGAAATACGAATTTCATTATGTAAATCAAGAAATGATTTCTATTTAAAAAGGTATATTTGCTACTAAATTGTACTATGGCATTAGAAAAtatacaacaataattttttccTATTAATCCCAATATTTCTTTTTGGCAGCCATAAGCTCGTCAAAGAATAAAAGTACCAACGTTGAATGTGGCCCCAAACGAAGATAGTTCGGCCAGAATCCTTTGTAGAGcccaaaaatgccttcaattttccaaattttccagaAACAATCGACCACTCCACGATAGTATATTCCTTCGCCTTTCTCATTGACTCCTTGGTTGTAAAGGCGCGTCAAGATAACATCCGGTGGTGTGATAGCCAGAGACATCACTGTGCCTGCAATTACTCCGCCCACAAAGGAATTAAGTACTCGGTTAGTCACCAAGTCGTGACGCCTGAGAAAGTCCTTCGTTGATCCGAAAGTTGCGATTTGTGCTCCACTGCCTAATGCAGCACGGGGAATAGTGGCTACTGCTCCTCGCCACAGGCCTTTCACACCCCCGCTCGTGTAGATTTCTCGAAATGCGTTCATCATTCCATGATGTTTGTGCTGGTAGCCCACAGCGATGTTCGCTGCAGCTTGGGCTTGCATTTGTGTTTTCACAAGGAAGAAAGGACTGCTGGTATAGCAACCGACGATTCCTCCTGCAGCACCCCAGAACAATCCTTTTGAAAAGGAAGCTTTGCCCTGGCGGTCGGAACACCATCCTTTCTCCTCAGCGGCCGAATACATTCCCAACCTGAaggaattcaaaataaattggaaGTACAAGGCAGGAACCAAACCTTTTTGCAATGCCAGAACTCCGTCGTTTTTGGCTACCGTCAAGAACGCTTGCATAACGCTACGATAGGGCTCCACATAAGTTCCTTTGGCTGCCAGCTCGCCTTGCAGTTGGATGCGCGTTTTTATCACTTCGAATGGGTTAGTGAAGAAAGTGGCACCGACCGAGGCGAGACCACCTACGACGTAGTTTGAGTAATTCATGGTGAAAAGGCGAACAGGATCAAGAGAAAAGTACAGAAAACTTAGAAAAATGTATTGAAATCTCCATTGCGAAGTGGAGCCAGCAGAGTGGACCTGCCTGGCCGCAGAACAATTTCTTCAGACTGAGTCATGGAAATGTCAAAATTCGAGCCACGAACAGATAAAGCCCAACATATGATCATTGCTCGCTCTGAAATACACATAGTACATGCGTGAAATTATCGCCAGCAGCCCCATGAAAATCAGCTGGAGATAACGTGTGTAAATTACTTATATAGTACGTCTATCTAAAAGTAAATATTGtctcatatatgtatgtatgtgtagcAATGTTATATTAAGGGGACCTTGACTGTTCTTAGTTTttacttttgtttattttcattctttctACATCGAAAGAACATGTTAAATTGACTTTgccatttgacgtcggataccagtcgactcagctgtgaatgagtacctgagtggaatcagggtaataatctcgggcgagcgcaacgctgaccacattgcctcctacagtgtactgtaatcctgtagtgtaccgttacgggcttgaatgaagtgctctaacacacttcaaggacgtgattcaattggattgctgTCAAATTACCATTTGAAGTACACTATGCAAAATCTGTATTCGTACACTACATATTTTTCGGATATTATTCGAAATTAGTACTAAATACTTATGtaaaatgaaatacacaaattaTATTGCTTACAGTGTCTGCAATTGTCTAACAATGCGAAATGTTAGCTGCGATCACTATTGCATTAACAGGAATGGAATTTCTGGCTTaagtcaaaacaaaattcgCATTCGTACACCCTGTCGATCGGTTAAAATAGGCTTTTAGTACAATACTTGTTGTGCCACCCTGTACAATTTGAGTTATTAACCTCAAGTAAAGTATGATAAGCAAAGCATAGTTAAAAAAagccttttttaaaaaagaattatAATGGGTAGGAAATTTTGTGAACGgcttaacataataataataataacatcttaccgccccttgttgcaccagagattcgtcgagcgtttcccgcaattcgcgcacgtgactgtgcagcgagtcgcagaccagtaccgtttcatcactcgcagtgacacaatcccggccaccatcagggaacgtgttcgacttgaagtcatcggggaaactggtgaccgagagtcgatgggggcagaggcggcggcatcaacaacaccacgccgcactgcaggcaacaggttcagtactcgccgaagcactcttctccaccgtccagctgaggtttccgctgaagttcgggacgaattccaaagagcgtgtatagaattctcggatatggatcctttgcatagaccaggtattcccaggctctatgcatctccagcaactccgggaattctatctcaaatcaatgatgagattgcgtctcgactgtgtgctgatatgtcgctgctgcaactacaatcacttgtgtattgtggtgcagttgcggctatcagattgcacggtcagaagattcgctttcgcgttattggtttgagtgacaaaagagatccaccatggaaaattcgtctggaacgtcggcgggactcactaaggcaggacattgctagactgattcagatcagcactggcaatgccagccggcgggtgagaaataaagtgcagagggtttaccggaactatgccatcccctgtgagacacccgtagttgaaattctggacacactaaaacagaaactttctgtcatatgcagtcggttacgacggtatggcgaaagttattctagacgtgtccagaatgcaacatacgcgaggaaccagcggagctttttcagatctctcaacgaatcccaacagagcgcccagacaatacagttctcggtgacggaagcgaaagagtattggggtggactttgggggttacctgcccagcatgctgagcatgctgagtggatcaccgccgaaggcacccgccatgccaatacacctggcatgaatttcgcggatgttaccgaagaggaagttcgacgagccataaacatctcgaagaactggaggggcccgggtctggatcgggtgcagaatttctggtataagaaatttaccagcgtacacagtcggttggcacgcagtataaatgaggtcatgagtcggccggaggaatttccacctttcctcactgcgggaattacctaccttatccctaagaaggacacggtgcaggaccccgcagacacaagaccgatcagttgcttaccaaccctctacaaattcatcacgtccattattagtggaaggatcaatgcgcacctcgagaccaacaacattctgtccgaggagcagaagggctgccgagttgggtcaaggggttgcaaagagcaactcattatcgactcggtagttgtaggacaagcaactagaggccaaagaaacctcttcagttgctatatcgattatgccaaggcttttgatagcgttccgcatacctggctaatcgacatcctacatctgtatcgcattgatccgaaactaataaagtttttggcgacagtcatggaagggtggcataccaccttgttagtccgtacatctgagggtgctaatacctcagagcctatccgtattcggaggggcatcttccagggggattcattgagtcctctttggttttgtatggcactgaaccccctttcatggctactgaatgatgctagagggcatggttttgcaataaaatatggcctacgtgctaagtgcgaactgacacacttgatgtacctagatgacatcaagctgtatgctggtactgacaaccatcttagaagtctgttgcgaataatagacatgttcagccgtgatattcggatggagtttggattagacaaatgtcgaatccaagccattcgcaaaggtcatcacgagccgcatgccggacataacattggtgacctccacatcgaagctatgaccgagacagacttctacaagtacctaggaattctgcaaggaacccatgctcgagttggtgatctgaaggaagctctgctgtccgaattcctgcgacgtgtaaagctggtgctgaaatcgcatctctcggggaagaataaaataagcgcgttgaatgtattcgctatcccttcactggcttatgcattcggaatattgccgtggacgaagaccgacctggaaaacgtccagcggcggatacggacaactatgtccaaattccgaatgcatcacccaaagtctgccgtggagcggatgaacctgcctcgtgacatcggaggtaggggcgtggttgacgtggcggcacaacatcatcgccaagtcgactcgctgcgcgcttatttttacagtaaagagcaggcgagtctcttgcatgcggctgtctgtaaggcagactgtggactgactccacttaacttgaaggatcgatctttcaatcctctgagtggggtgaagtcggaccaggagcggatcgaggaatggaagtcgaaggcaatgcacggtaaacacgtgaattgtctttggcagccatttgtcgatttgcatctgtcgaacaggtggctgtgtgctggggagctctttgctgagacggaggggttcatgtgtgccattcaggatggcgtggtcgccacccgagcttataaaaagctcatcatgaaagaacgggtggagaacgaccagtgcagaatgtgtggttcggcgttagagacgttggaccatctcatttctggctgtactgttatggcaccggtgcaatacatcaccaggcataatgctgtatgtaaggttatccatcaaaaccttgcatataagcatgggttgatcacgggaacatgtccggtttaccgatatgagccgcaagcagtacttgatagttctgcttacagcatgtattgggaccggcaagttctgactgatcgccataccgcacacaacaagcctgacgtactgttagttgacaagacgggtcgctccgcgtatattattgatgttgctatcccccataatagcaacattgaacggaaatacgtggagaagaaggtgaactatgagccattggctcgggaaatcaaagaaatttggcgtctcgagcgggtggttgtagttcccataatattgtcagctacaggtattgtacctaaatccctcatggcttcccttgatgtcctgggactttcgcacagtctggttcaaaccatgcagaagtacaccattctgcatacgtgctcgatgttgcggggggtactcgacggattctcccactgacctaccaccggccaccaccaccagtgcccctttagtttttaagtaggtaggatcgtccgagcctaaatgcttggcacttagtgctagtattaggtaaaatccggcatctgccgagattgtgataactcggaaataataataataatcgttggcgcaacaatccatgttggattagggccttgaagtgtgttagagcacttcattcaagaccgtaacggtacactaggaggcaatgtggtcggcattgcgctcgcccgagattattaccctgatttgactcaggtactcattcacagctgagtcgactggtgtccgacgttaaatcacgatacaaattccactgccaccagtgagatttgaaccgcgaccttccgtacgacagccttgcgctctaaccactcagctatccggacttaaCAGTGAACGAAAATTAGTAGTGCAACTGCACAAGGACGGCAAATCGTTAagggaaataggaaaaattttccattGAAGTCATTCTACCATCGAAAGTGTCGTTGGCCGGCAGAATCCAAAAGACAATACGAAACCGAAGTAGACTGTTTTTAACAAGGCGACAGCAATCCTTTATTCGACATATAATTGTAAAGGATAACACTGTTAGTGGAGTGAAATTAGCGGCGAATTATCCACGATCAATTCGGAATCAAATTAACTCCGCAGAATGTTCGGAATTACTTGCGGAGACTTGGCTTGCCCAGTTGCATTGCTGCTTGCAAACCATTTGTTAGTAACGTCAATGGAAAAATAAGAGTAAATttcgtaaataaatattttgacaaGGATTTCTGCTTTTGGAGAATTTTTTCAGATGAGAGTAAAtttaatgtgaaaatatctGAAGAGCATGTGCGTGCGAATATGGCGTGAAAGGAATACAAGACTCTTCACTAGAAACCTTATACCGACTTTCAAACGGGGTAGCGGTTCCGTAATGGTTGGGGATGC harbors:
- the LOC119660008 gene encoding solute carrier family 25 member 35-like, which produces MNYSNYVVGGLASVGATFFTNPFEVIKTRIQLQGELAAKGTYVEPYRSVMQAFLTVAKNDGVLALQKGLVPALYFQFILNSFRLGMYSAAEEKGWCSDRQGKASFSKGLFWGAAGGIVGCYTSSPFFLVKTQMQAQAAANIAVGYQHKHHGMMNAFREIYTSGGVKGLWRGAVATIPRAALGSGAQIATFGSTKDFLRRHDLVTNRVLNSFVGGVIAGTVMSLAITPPDVILTRLYNQGVNEKGEGIYYRGVVDCFWKIWKIEGIFGLYKGFWPNYLRLGPHSTLVLLFFDELMAAKKKYWD